From Paucibacter aquatile, the proteins below share one genomic window:
- a CDS encoding ABC transporter ATP-binding protein, with protein MSRPLVEVKDLAKIFDVSPPWLNRVVERKPRQFVHAVDGVSFSIERGKTLALVGESGCGKSTVARLLVGLYEPTRGSVEFDGADTAKTLASSGALALRRRMQMIFQDPYASLNPRWKVQDIIAEPLREHGLIDGVDAQRARVAELLQSVGLTAADREKFPHQFSGGQRQRISIARALATQPEFLVCDEPTSALDVSVQAQVLNIMKELQRERGLTYLFISHNLAVVRHVSDQVGVMYLGRLVELADKAELFARPRHPYTRMLLDAIPDIHMTGRSRTPVQGEVPNPLNPPSGCSFHPRCPHASARCKSERPAMLEFKGVRVACHAVEEGRI; from the coding sequence ATGAGCCGCCCCTTGGTGGAGGTGAAAGACCTCGCAAAAATCTTCGACGTGTCCCCGCCCTGGCTGAACCGGGTGGTGGAGCGCAAGCCGCGCCAGTTCGTCCATGCGGTGGACGGCGTCAGCTTCTCGATCGAGCGCGGCAAGACCCTGGCTCTGGTGGGCGAGTCGGGCTGCGGAAAAAGCACGGTGGCACGCCTGCTGGTGGGCTTGTACGAGCCCACCCGCGGCAGCGTGGAATTCGACGGTGCCGACACGGCCAAGACCCTGGCGTCCAGCGGCGCCCTGGCGCTGCGCCGGCGCATGCAGATGATTTTCCAGGACCCGTATGCCTCGCTGAACCCGCGCTGGAAGGTGCAGGACATCATTGCTGAGCCGCTGCGCGAGCACGGGTTGATTGATGGCGTCGATGCCCAGCGCGCGCGCGTGGCCGAGTTGCTGCAATCGGTGGGCCTGACGGCGGCGGACCGCGAAAAGTTCCCGCACCAGTTCTCGGGCGGCCAGCGGCAGCGCATCTCGATCGCGCGCGCCTTGGCCACGCAGCCGGAGTTTCTGGTCTGCGACGAGCCGACCTCGGCCCTGGACGTCTCGGTCCAGGCCCAGGTGCTCAACATCATGAAGGAGCTGCAGCGCGAGCGCGGCCTGACCTACCTTTTCATCTCCCACAACCTGGCGGTGGTACGCCATGTCTCGGACCAGGTGGGGGTGATGTATCTGGGCCGCCTGGTCGAGCTGGCCGACAAGGCCGAGCTCTTCGCCCGGCCGCGCCATCCCTACACGCGCATGTTGCTGGATGCGATTCCCGACATCCACATGACGGGCCGTTCACGCACCCCGGTGCAGGGCGAGGTACCGAATCCGCTCAACCCGCCCAGCGGCTGCAGCTTCCACCCGCGCTGCCCACATGCCAGTGCCCGCTGCAAGAGCGAGCGCCCGGCCATGCTGGAGTTCAAGGGCGTTCGCGTGGCCTGCCACGCGGTGGAGGAAGGCCGGATCTGA
- a CDS encoding type IV pilus inner membrane component PilO: MASTSLNLKFDLNAWGAQVADQFRGLNPNEPGQWPVLPKLAASLAVTLIVMVLGWFLLLSDEQALLDAEVAREPNLRQDYTAKLAQAVNLPELRKQKSQVEEYVTQLEKQLPGKAEMDALLSDITQAGVGRSLQFELFRPGQVVVKDYYAELPISLRVSGRYHDIGSFAADVSNLSRIVTLHNLNVLASTGKDAGSGTLSMEATARTYRYLDAIEVAEQKKAAAKAAAGAKKP; this comes from the coding sequence ATGGCCAGCACGTCTTTGAATCTGAAATTCGACCTCAACGCCTGGGGCGCCCAGGTGGCGGACCAGTTCCGAGGTCTCAATCCCAATGAGCCGGGTCAGTGGCCGGTGTTGCCCAAGCTGGCGGCCTCGCTGGCCGTCACGCTGATTGTGATGGTGTTGGGCTGGTTTTTACTTCTGTCCGACGAGCAGGCCTTGCTCGACGCCGAAGTGGCGCGCGAACCGAATCTGCGCCAGGACTACACCGCCAAGTTGGCGCAGGCGGTCAACCTGCCTGAACTGCGCAAGCAAAAGAGCCAGGTCGAGGAATACGTGACCCAGCTGGAAAAGCAGCTGCCGGGCAAGGCTGAGATGGACGCCCTGCTGTCCGACATCACCCAAGCCGGCGTGGGTCGCAGCCTGCAGTTCGAGCTGTTCCGCCCCGGCCAGGTGGTCGTCAAGGACTATTACGCCGAGTTGCCGATTTCATTGCGGGTGTCAGGGCGCTACCATGACATCGGCTCGTTTGCGGCGGATGTGTCCAACCTGTCCCGCATCGTGACATTGCACAACCTCAATGTGCTGGCATCGACTGGCAAAGACGCGGGCAGCGGCACGCTGAGCATGGAGGCCACCGCCCGCACGTACCGCTATCTGGATGCCATTGAAGTGGCCGAGCAGAAAAAGGCTGCGGCCAAGGCGGCTGCAGGAGCGAAGAAGCCATGA
- a CDS encoding PilN domain-containing protein — MILINLLPHREEKRKRRKNAFFAGLGLAALIGVGAVMAGYALIQHMTNDQRTRNQFLSDQIAKLDEQIKDIANLKAEIESLKSRQRAVEDLQSDRNTPVQLLNELARHTPEGVYLTAIRQADKVVTISGIAQTNERVSEFIRNTSRSSDWLERPDLVEIKVANLTTSSRDQKRLFDFSMRVSIKEPVREAAPGAPAKPASAPKS, encoded by the coding sequence GTGATTTTGATCAATCTGCTTCCCCACCGGGAAGAGAAGCGCAAGCGCCGCAAGAACGCGTTCTTCGCCGGCCTGGGCTTGGCAGCCCTGATTGGGGTGGGCGCCGTCATGGCAGGCTACGCCTTGATCCAGCACATGACCAACGATCAGCGGACGCGCAACCAATTTTTGAGCGACCAGATCGCCAAGCTGGATGAGCAGATCAAGGACATTGCCAACCTCAAGGCTGAGATTGAGTCCTTGAAGTCGCGCCAGCGTGCGGTGGAAGACCTGCAAAGCGATCGCAACACGCCTGTGCAACTGCTCAACGAGCTGGCACGTCACACGCCAGAAGGGGTTTACCTGACCGCCATCCGTCAGGCCGACAAGGTGGTGACCATCAGCGGCATTGCACAGACCAACGAGCGGGTGTCGGAGTTCATCCGCAACACCTCGCGCAGCTCGGATTGGCTGGAGCGGCCCGATCTGGTGGAAATCAAGGTGGCCAATCTGACCACCAGCAGCCGTGACCAGAAGCGTTTGTTCGACTTCTCCATGCGGGTGTCGATCAAGGAGCCCGTGCGGGAAGCCGCACCCGGTGCACCGGCCAAGCCGGCCTCGGCACCCAAGTCTTGA
- the cyaY gene encoding iron donor protein CyaY, giving the protein MSQPAESSSPSAVPAATPLSDVDYQARTRAVLDRIEATVDAWLDGDVIDIDSHRSGGLLELSFPGGSKIILNTQAPLQEIWLAARAGGYHFRFVNGHWLDTRSGVELHQLLSEQASAQGGKALQFTPN; this is encoded by the coding sequence ATGTCCCAGCCTGCCGAATCCTCCAGCCCGTCTGCCGTTCCTGCCGCCACGCCGCTCAGCGATGTCGACTACCAGGCGCGCACCCGCGCCGTGTTGGACCGGATCGAGGCGACGGTGGACGCCTGGCTCGATGGTGATGTGATCGACATCGACAGCCACCGCAGTGGCGGGTTGCTGGAGCTGAGCTTTCCCGGTGGCAGCAAGATCATCCTGAACACGCAGGCGCCGCTGCAAGAGATCTGGTTGGCGGCGCGTGCCGGCGGCTACCACTTCCGGTTTGTGAATGGCCACTGGCTGGACACGCGCAGCGGTGTCGAGTTGCACCAGCTGCTGTCCGAGCAGGCCAGTGCTCAGGGCGGCAAGGCCTTGCAGTTCACGCCGAACTGA
- the lptM gene encoding LPS translocon maturation chaperone LptM, translating to MKANNEQLRSVGPRAAGPQMPGSLRRAGASLTLCLSLSLLGACGQKGPLYLPQPQAQAQSQAPAPSTQGQAAKAPSPTASAARP from the coding sequence ATGAAAGCAAACAACGAACAGCTTCGCAGTGTAGGCCCGCGGGCCGCGGGCCCGCAGATGCCAGGGTCTTTGCGCCGCGCGGGTGCAAGCCTCACGCTATGCCTGAGCCTGAGTTTGCTCGGCGCCTGCGGCCAGAAAGGGCCGCTCTACTTGCCCCAGCCACAAGCCCAAGCTCAGTCCCAGGCGCCCGCTCCTTCCACCCAAGGCCAAGCGGCCAAGGCGCCCAGCCCGACTGCCAGCGCCGCCCGGCCCTGA
- a CDS encoding pilus assembly protein PilM, with protein sequence MGILDVLLGRKHPPMIGLDISSSSVKLVELGQTASGEFVLERFATESFEKGWITDGQIEKFDEVADAVRRVVARSGSRTRDAVLAMPQSAVITKKIMLPAGLREEELEIQVEAEANQYIPFSLDEVSLDFCVIGPSPTSVGDVEVLIAASRKDRVQDRQGLAEAAGLRPVVLDIESHASRMAMGRLIANLPNAGKDALVALFEIGADTTSLKVLRDDEMLYDRDQAFGGSQLTQLISRQYGFSFEEAEQKKLSNDLPEDFEVAVLNPFVDSLSQEIGRALQYFFTSTPHHKVHYVMLAGGTATLPGLKERVTELTGFACMVVNPFENMELGSAVREQKLRREAPAYLTACGLAMRRFYQ encoded by the coding sequence ATGGGCATACTTGACGTTTTGTTGGGGCGCAAGCACCCGCCGATGATTGGGCTTGATATCAGTTCTTCGAGCGTCAAGCTGGTCGAGCTGGGTCAGACCGCCAGTGGTGAATTTGTGTTGGAGCGTTTTGCCACCGAGTCCTTCGAAAAGGGCTGGATCACCGACGGCCAAATCGAGAAATTCGACGAAGTGGCTGATGCCGTGCGCCGTGTGGTGGCGCGCAGCGGCAGCCGCACCCGCGACGCCGTGCTGGCCATGCCGCAATCGGCCGTCATCACCAAGAAGATCATGCTGCCCGCCGGCCTGCGCGAGGAAGAGTTGGAGATCCAGGTCGAAGCCGAGGCCAACCAGTACATTCCCTTCTCCCTCGACGAGGTGAGCCTCGATTTCTGCGTGATCGGTCCCAGTCCGACCTCGGTCGGCGATGTGGAAGTGCTGATTGCAGCTTCGCGCAAGGACCGCGTTCAAGACCGTCAAGGTCTGGCTGAAGCGGCCGGCTTGCGGCCAGTGGTGCTGGACATTGAATCGCATGCCTCGCGCATGGCCATGGGTCGCCTGATTGCCAACCTGCCCAATGCCGGCAAGGATGCGCTGGTCGCGCTGTTTGAGATCGGGGCCGACACCACCAGCCTCAAGGTGCTGCGCGACGACGAGATGCTTTACGACCGCGACCAGGCGTTTGGCGGTTCGCAACTGACCCAGTTGATTTCGCGCCAATACGGCTTCTCTTTCGAAGAGGCGGAGCAGAAGAAGCTCTCCAATGACCTGCCCGAAGATTTCGAAGTGGCGGTGCTGAACCCCTTTGTGGACAGCCTGTCCCAGGAGATCGGCCGCGCGCTGCAGTACTTCTTCACCAGCACACCCCACCACAAGGTGCACTACGTGATGCTGGCCGGGGGTACGGCCACCTTGCCGGGACTGAAGGAGCGCGTGACCGAGCTGACGGGCTTTGCCTGCATGGTGGTGAACCCCTTCGAGAACATGGAGCTGGGTTCGGCCGTGCGTGAGCAGAAGCTGCGCCGCGAAGCTCCGGCCTACCTGACCGCTTGCGGCCTGGCGATGCGGAGGTTCTACCAGTGA
- a CDS encoding penicillin-binding protein 1A, with translation MSDAKKNTSQSAASESRNAPPSGAMQGLVRMLAWLLGLAAAGGVAILMLVALALAMAYPNLPDISGLTDYRPKLPLRVLSAEGQLLAEFGDERRNFLPIREIPKVMQDAVLAIEDARFYQHGGVDYLGVIRAGLANVSESRSQGASTITMQVARNFYLSTEKTLTRKIYEILLALKIENALSKEQILEIYMNQIFLGHRAYGFAAACEVYFGRPIQEITIAEAAMLAGLPKAPSAYNPINNPRRATIRQQYIIERMLENGYITEEQRDAAKAQKLRLRPVNETPSHAEFVTEAARQLIYNQYGDEAYTRGLNVYLTLKAEEQNVAYRALRRGILNFERRQVYRGPEAYADLPGNPADLDSRIAEALNDHPANDELLAAVVLEASPKKVVAALQSGETVTITGEGLKPATSGLAENGNPKTRVRRGAIIRVVKAPLAAKPSQEEWTITQLPVVEGAFVSLDPRNGRVRAMVGGFDYAKSKFNHVTQAWRQPGSSFKPFIYSAALEKGFTPSTIVNDAPLFFDASTTGSQPWEPKNYDGTFDGPLPLRRALAKSKNMVSIRVLNSIGVHYAQEWITRFGFEAEKHPAYLTMALGAGSVTPMQMAQGYAVFANGGHRVTPQLIAKLTDNKGRLLYEAPQLEVGEDSRVIEARNAFLMTSLLQEVTRSGTAARAQAQLKRPDIYGKTGTTNDSMDAWFAGYQQEVVAVVWMGYDQPKKLGDRETGGGLSLPIWIEYMSQALKGVPVSEMAVPEGVVNRNGEWYYDEYTGTAGVRELSQSEGKLPGAASEDEKKSILDLFKR, from the coding sequence ATGAGCGACGCCAAAAAGAACACCTCTCAGTCCGCAGCGTCTGAGTCCCGAAACGCCCCTCCCTCCGGCGCCATGCAAGGCCTCGTTCGGATGCTGGCTTGGCTGTTGGGCCTGGCCGCGGCGGGTGGCGTTGCCATACTCATGCTGGTGGCCTTGGCGCTGGCCATGGCCTACCCAAACTTGCCGGACATCAGCGGCTTGACCGACTACCGCCCCAAGCTGCCTTTGCGGGTCTTGTCGGCCGAAGGCCAACTTTTGGCTGAATTTGGCGATGAAAGACGAAATTTTCTGCCGATCAGGGAAATTCCGAAGGTCATGCAGGACGCGGTGCTGGCGATCGAAGACGCCCGCTTCTACCAGCATGGCGGCGTGGACTATCTGGGCGTGATCCGCGCCGGCCTGGCGAATGTGAGCGAGTCCCGCAGCCAGGGCGCCTCCACCATCACCATGCAGGTGGCGCGCAACTTCTACCTCTCGACCGAGAAGACTCTGACCCGCAAGATCTACGAGATCCTGCTCGCCCTGAAGATCGAGAACGCGCTGAGCAAGGAGCAGATCCTCGAGATCTATATGAACCAGATTTTCCTGGGCCACCGGGCCTATGGATTTGCCGCTGCCTGCGAGGTGTATTTCGGCAGGCCTATTCAGGAAATCACCATCGCCGAGGCGGCCATGTTGGCCGGTCTGCCGAAGGCGCCTTCCGCTTACAACCCGATCAACAACCCGCGCCGGGCCACCATCCGCCAGCAGTACATCATCGAGCGCATGTTGGAAAACGGCTACATCACCGAGGAACAACGCGACGCGGCCAAGGCCCAAAAGCTGCGCCTGCGCCCGGTGAACGAAACGCCCAGCCACGCCGAGTTCGTAACCGAAGCGGCACGGCAGCTGATTTACAACCAGTACGGCGATGAGGCCTACACCCGAGGCCTGAATGTCTACCTGACCCTCAAGGCCGAAGAACAGAACGTGGCCTACCGCGCCCTGCGCCGCGGCATCCTCAACTTCGAGCGCCGCCAGGTCTACCGCGGCCCCGAAGCCTATGCCGACCTGCCGGGCAACCCGGCCGACCTGGACAGCCGCATCGCAGAGGCGCTGAACGACCATCCCGCCAACGACGAGTTGCTGGCCGCCGTGGTGCTGGAAGCCAGCCCGAAAAAGGTGGTGGCGGCCCTGCAAAGCGGCGAAACCGTGACCATCACCGGCGAAGGCCTGAAGCCGGCCACCTCGGGCTTGGCCGAAAACGGCAACCCCAAGACCCGCGTGCGCCGCGGCGCCATCATCCGCGTGGTGAAGGCACCGCTGGCCGCCAAGCCCAGCCAGGAGGAATGGACCATCACCCAGCTGCCCGTGGTGGAAGGCGCTTTCGTCTCGCTCGACCCACGCAATGGCCGCGTGCGCGCCATGGTGGGCGGTTTTGACTACGCCAAGAGCAAATTCAACCATGTGACCCAGGCCTGGCGTCAACCCGGCTCCAGCTTCAAGCCCTTCATCTACTCGGCCGCGCTGGAAAAAGGCTTCACCCCCAGCACCATCGTCAACGACGCGCCACTGTTCTTCGACGCCTCCACCACCGGCAGCCAGCCCTGGGAGCCCAAGAACTACGACGGCACCTTCGACGGCCCCCTGCCCTTGCGCAGGGCGCTGGCCAAGTCCAAGAACATGGTGTCCATCCGCGTGCTCAACTCCATCGGCGTCCATTACGCGCAGGAGTGGATCACCCGCTTTGGCTTCGAGGCCGAGAAGCACCCGGCCTACCTGACCATGGCGCTCGGCGCCGGCTCGGTGACGCCCATGCAGATGGCACAGGGCTATGCCGTCTTCGCCAACGGCGGTCACCGCGTCACGCCCCAGCTGATCGCCAAGCTGACCGACAACAAGGGCCGCCTGCTGTACGAAGCTCCGCAGCTGGAAGTGGGCGAAGACAGCCGTGTGATCGAAGCGCGCAATGCCTTCCTGATGACCAGCCTCTTGCAAGAGGTGACGCGCAGCGGCACGGCCGCCCGAGCTCAAGCCCAGCTCAAGCGACCTGACATCTACGGCAAGACCGGCACCACCAACGACTCGATGGACGCCTGGTTCGCCGGCTACCAGCAGGAGGTGGTGGCCGTTGTCTGGATGGGTTACGACCAGCCCAAGAAGCTGGGCGACCGTGAAACCGGCGGCGGGCTGTCGCTACCGATCTGGATCGAGTACATGAGCCAGGCCCTCAAGGGCGTGCCGGTCAGTGAAATGGCGGTGCCCGAGGGCGTGGTCAATCGCAACGGTGAGTGGTACTACGACGAGTACACCGGCACTGCCGGCGTGCGCGAGCTGAGTCAGTCCGAAGGCAAGCTGCCGGGCGCTGCCAGCGAGGACGAGAAGAAGAGCATCCTCGACCTGTTCAAGCGCTGA